TCAGGCGGGTGTGATGTGCGTATGTTTTCGTTGATCACTAAAACGTGCTGAAAATAGTATCGGGAGCTTATCTGTGGTGTGCCTGTGTAGTGTTGGTGAGTTTAGGCTTTCTCGCTAACCGGATACCACAGGTTACCTCGCGTTATGTTTCGTATATGTtatatctaaaaaaaataacataattagGGCTACTTAGAACTAATTTTCATGGTTTATTGCTTAACTCAAATGACGCTAAACAAGAAATATGACCACGCATTGATACATTTATGctatatttgattttaaaaagtgtattttcctattaaaacacattttaaaatcaaatatagTATGACTTATCAATGGCTGGCCATACACTCGAATAGCCAACTATATTTCTTAATGTAAGAGATAAGCTTTTGTGGTAGTGAAGGTTCTGGGGTCCCCGTTTTGGTGAGCTGTAGAGTTTGGCTGAAAGCAGCAGGGATCTGTGTTAGTTCTGAGGGGCGGGAGAGGCTGAGAGCGCTGCTGCTATCAGACTGCGGCTGCGCCAACCACAAGCTCGTGCGGTAGAACGTTACTTCGACGTAAGATTTGGAGCGGTTCATTTCCGTTAAATGTTCTTTTATGAAATAAGTCGATAGCTGTCAAAATCGCTGACGCGGGCGCCTGCTCCACTAGGGGGCGAGTATTAACAGGTTTAATATATTATCATCTCTCCCTTTGCATATGTACCTGGAAATACTTTTAACCGCTGTGCCTAGAGGACAACGGTAAGTTACAGAGCAACACATTCATGTTATTATCCCCCACGGATAGGAATAATACGTGTTTatgattttaagatgaataataacacatgatttagcctattttttaaatgtttaattgccGCTACTTACCCGAGGGATCCGTTGTAGATCCCGTTTATATACAGAACTCATCAGAGATAAATGTTCTTTCTCTCGACCTGCAAGTTACTTTTCCAGAAAGGGTATTCTCCACttgcctctgattggtccagaTGAATCAAATGGGGTATACAGGCAGTACAGGTCATTTTATTGCCATGTTGGATTTTctgtaatagtttttttttcaaagttctgCTGTGCTGGAACTAGCtgctacagacacactgctTTTCATGTGGAggaatgatgtcataatgaggCGGCTTACTGGTGATGTCATTTACTCTACTCAGCTGGAGgaatgatgtcataatcacAGTAATGTAGGCTGCTGGTTACATTGGGCAAAAGTTAAatgatgtttatttatgtatctatTTTACctgttcagttcaattttagatttatttaaatttatcacAATACCAAATGGAAACCTTGTTCAGTTTGCAGTGGCTCTATGCTTGGTAGAAAGTGATTATCATTCAAATTCATATTTGTCACATAATTATTCTGCATTATGGTTTTTGAATACTCTATTCCCTATCTCACTCTGGTCTCTCTGCACAGTTCCTGTATCAAAGCCCCATGTCAGTGCCACTCGTGATAAGTACCCCTGCAAATTAATGTGCACtgtggagagaggaacaggagtGACCCTGTCCTGgtacagagagggtgagaaggaGAGCGTCAGCAGCTCTTCTATTCCTAGTGCCCCAGGTCTTGAcctgtctgtgcttgtggaGAGGAGCGGAATCTACATCTGTGAGGCCAAGAACTCAGTCGGCAGTGAGACGTCAGACCCTTTCCCTGTGGGGGCccactgcacaggtgagcttaCTGCACCTCATTCACACCTGCTCACATCTTTCCATACCGGTGCACACCTTCAGCTACTATTAAATGAGAGATAAGACTGTAAAATCACAATCAGTGATTTTTCTTGTGGGTGATTGTAATACGTGATGTGTAAAAATGTCTGATTCCACTATTACATCACGTGACTTTCTGTCATTGTCCTTGTGGCATTGAGCTTTGACCTCCACGAGTTCTCTGAATGTGGAGGATTGAAGAGGGTTGTTCAGAAGGGGCGTATCCAAAGCgaaatacattattcaaaaGTGCACAACTAATGGGTTAcagtttgtttcagtttgactagtgatattcaaaatatttgaaaaagaaaatagattttcaggaaatgttaaatacattaataaattaaacaattgcaGTTTGTTAAACATAACATGACAGTGCCCCCTTACACAAAGCAAGGCccataaaaaaatggtttgccaAGTATGGTgcggaagaacttgactgacctgcacagagccctgacctccaccccatcaaacacctttgggatgaattggaatgcagACTGCGAGCCaagcctaattgcccaatcagtgctcaaCCTAACTAAtcctcttgtggctgaatggaagggAATCCCTATGGctatgttccaaaatctagtagAAAGCCTTTTTTGGAAGACTGGAGGCTGTTTTAGCAGCAAAACGGGGATCAACTCCGTGTTAATGCCCagggttttggaatgagatgttcaaaaagtacatatgggtgtgatgttcgaGTGTCCACATACGTTTGGTTGTATAGTCTACCATAATAACCTGTCCTTATGTTCTCACCTGTTCTCATCTGTCCTTGCCTGTTCTCACCCGTTCTCATATGTTCTCACCCGTTCTCACCTGTCCTTACCTGTTCTCAGGTGGAGCTGCTGGTATCTGGAAGACAGATGGGTCTAAAATGTGGAGCCTGTACCTGGTGCTGATTGTGATGCTGTGTAGTCGCCTGGTTTGAGCCTGATGAGTGAGAATGAACTTTGACCtctggatgggtgggtgggtatgAGAGTTCTATCTTCTTCGCTGTAGCCTGCTGCAGCCCAACGGTTGTGTCTTGATGGGATACAGCAGATTTCGGTAAGGGTGTCTTATCTGATGGGTTTGCCCAGACTAAATCCTGCCTCATTCCTCCTTCACAAAGGGATGTTTGACTTCATTTGTTAGCCAAATTAGGACAAATTGTTTTGACAGAAAGGTAGCCAAACAAAATCAAACTTGTTACTAGTTTCCTCATCTTTTCCTCATCTCTCATTTGGCTACCTTTCTGTCCAAattatttgtccttaatttgaCAAGTAAGGCCAACATTTCCTCAATTTAATTCTGTTTAATTCTATTCTTCTATCATGGTGAACCTATCCGATAGGACACCACTTCCTGAAATCTACTGTACCTTATCCCATCTAGACATGACTGTGGtagcatcatcatcattactggAATGCTTTAGAGATGAATACTTATGAACTAAGAGTTACTGAACTCATGGAAGGATATTGTCCTCTTTATGATCAACCACACAGAGATTTTAAAGACAATGAAATGTGCTCAAATTCCATGATTTCCATGGAATTGGGTGTCAATGATCCAGAGTTGCGCAAAGCAACTTGGAAAAATCTGCACGACCAGTTTGTGAGATCATGCACCCCTCAgcgatgttacattacattacaggcatttagcagacgctcttatccagtgtaTGTGTCCTATCCAGATGTGGGGTGacataaaacaaagaacatgAACTTTGTATCAAGTACGGCAACAGTGTTTGGCATCATGTTTGCGGGAGGTTCGTTTCTGGAAACTTTGTGCGTTGTTTGGATTATACTGCCCACTTAAGTAAATATATGTAACAATACTTATGACTACAGCCAAGAGACCGGACAGTGATTGCCACCTTTATTCAATTAAGCTGCtgttgtctttgtaatgagtgTTTTACCTGGTCTTATAACTTGCCATTTATACACGGGTTTCATAAACAGTCTCTTTTTCgcaaaaccttaaaaaatgttcaggtCATGAGGCCGAAGGTGAGAGGTCACAGAGGGTCTTGATgggttttttcctgtttctcttcTGCAGATGAGTCAGTGCTGCAGGAAATTCAGTTTTGCAGCTGTTCTCCCAGTCCCAGTCATCCTCTGTCTCAGGCTGTTCTCCCAGTCCCAGTCATCCTCTGTCTCTGGCTGTTCCCCCAGTCCCAGTCATCCTCTGTCTCAGGCTGTTCTTCCAGTCCCAGCTATCCTCTGTTTCAGGCTGTTCTCTCTGTCCCAGTCATCCTCTGTCTCTGGCTGTTCTCCCAGTCCCAGTCATCCTCTGTCTCAGGCTGTTCTCTCTGTCCCAGTCATCCTCTGTGTCAGGCTGTTCTCTCTGTCCCAGTCATGAACTGAAGCAAACAGTcgattgtttttaattaggcTGCTTTGACGTCTTCCCCTCTTCTGGCCACTTTATGTAATATCTGTGCAtaccatgaagaataaatgttCCACATTCATGTCTGAAGACATTTAATTTGTCAGATCAACTAATGCTTTTATTGACTGTGATTTATGGAAAATGGTAACTTTAGAAAGAGGCTCCATTTATAATAGATTAATGTACAGTGATAGGTGTGATGTCAGTGGGGCTCTACCTGCTACTGGATTAAATTGTTCTGAAATTCATAAACTGTTGCCTGTAGAGCTCTGTATTATTCCATATGATCTTTATGAAGCTGTTTGTATTCAAGACTGAAGATTTTCTGCCACGGACACGAGTGTATCTCTGTCCACCATGATGCGAAAACCTGTTCCATTGCCTgtataattcagtttttttaatgataactGCCTTTTTATAGTTTAATTCAGTATCATATCAGAGTGATCAGTTCATAGTTTAATTCAGTGTCATATCAGTACCTATCTGTCTACATGTATGACACAGCTGGTGGGTCTGTCACATGACTGACACACCTGGAGCACCTGTCTCTCAGATGTTTTAATTCAGAACAATCAGAGTGGAGACTCCTTAATGCTACTGAATTTTATTACGTATTTTAAGGAACACATTGAAAATTTTCAGTTGTGTCTATGTGTTACATACAGTGATTATGGTCATATATTTCATTTGTGATAATGTTCACATTTATAACTGGCTCGT
This region of Anguilla anguilla isolate fAngAng1 chromosome 5, fAngAng1.pri, whole genome shotgun sequence genomic DNA includes:
- the LOC118227657 gene encoding coxsackievirus and adenovirus receptor homolog isoform X2, with the protein product MKIILCTFLLCITAVSVFGQSVELNGVKNKSIEFPTKVETSGSLMYSSKVIGRVLGGKLLPLDDPEFKGRVHWDSRTGLFSLSGLRLNDSGGYKVEKDDGKKSVSFSLTVWIPVSKPHVSATRDKYPCKLMCTVERGTGVTLSWYREGEKESVSSSSIPSAPGLDLSVLVERSGIYICEAKNSVGSETSDPFPVGAHCTGGAAGIWKTDGSKMWSLYLVLIVMLCSRLV
- the LOC118227657 gene encoding uncharacterized protein LOC118227657 isoform X1; translation: MKIILCTFLLCITAVSVFGQSVELNGVKNKSIEFPTKVETSGSLMYSSKVIGRVLGGKLLPLDDPEFKGRVHWDSRTGLFSLSGLRLNDSGGYKVEKDDGKKSVSFSLTVWKDNVPVSKPHVSATRDKYPCKLMCTVERGTGVTLSWYREGEKESVSSSSIPSAPGLDLSVLVERSGIYICEAKNSVGSETSDPFPVGAHCTGGAAGIWKTDGSKMWSLYLVLIVMLCSRLV